The following proteins are encoded in a genomic region of Enterocloster clostridioformis:
- a CDS encoding carbohydrate ABC transporter permease — MTGKKKILSPYYVVTVIILAFLAVFFLFPLYWIVTGSVKEKSDIIIKSGEMVKWIPTTVSWDNFARLFKSKTELFGIGMPMALRWLFNSVFISATAMILTCITASLAGYVLAKKRFWGKKLIFSLFVCAMALPKQVILIPLMKEMSDLGLIHSVWGSMFAVICPVVGWPFGVFMMKQFSENIPVSLLEAARIDGAGELTTFINVAFPIIRPGFGALAIFTFINSWNEYPLQLVMLTQNESKTIALGIASKLSEMSNDFGLIMAGAALASVPIIIVFLCFQKYFTQGITMGAVKG; from the coding sequence ATGACAGGCAAAAAGAAAATATTATCTCCTTACTATGTGGTCACGGTTATCATCCTTGCGTTCCTGGCTGTGTTTTTCCTCTTTCCCCTTTATTGGATCGTCACCGGATCTGTAAAGGAAAAGAGCGATATCATCATCAAGTCGGGTGAGATGGTCAAATGGATCCCCACCACTGTTTCCTGGGACAACTTTGCCAGGCTGTTTAAGAGCAAGACAGAGCTGTTTGGCATAGGCATGCCTATGGCGCTCCGGTGGCTGTTCAATAGCGTGTTTATCTCGGCAACAGCCATGATACTTACCTGTATTACCGCATCCCTGGCAGGCTATGTCCTGGCAAAGAAACGCTTCTGGGGCAAAAAACTGATATTCAGCCTTTTCGTGTGCGCCATGGCGCTTCCCAAACAGGTTATCCTTATTCCGTTGATGAAGGAAATGTCGGATCTGGGATTGATCCACTCTGTGTGGGGCTCCATGTTTGCAGTGATCTGTCCCGTGGTGGGCTGGCCCTTTGGCGTGTTCATGATGAAACAGTTTTCTGAGAATATTCCTGTTTCCCTGCTGGAAGCTGCCCGCATTGACGGCGCCGGTGAACTGACAACCTTTATAAATGTGGCGTTCCCCATTATCAGACCGGGATTCGGCGCCTTGGCAATCTTTACCTTTATCAATTCCTGGAATGAGTATCCTCTGCAGCTGGTCATGCTGACCCAGAATGAGTCCAAGACCATTGCCCTGGGTATTGCCAGCAAGCTGAGCGAGATGTCCAATGACTTTGGACTTATTATGGCAGGAGCTGCCTTGGCTTCTGTTCCTATCATTATTGTGTTCCTTTGCTTCCAGAAGTATTTCACCCAAGGGATTACTATGGGGGCGGTCAAGGGATAG
- the mobV gene encoding MobV family relaxase, with translation MSKPQYAILRFAKYKGPEIRNIEAHNERTKEKYASNPDVDISRSKYNFHLIEPEQKYRAEAERQIKEAGCRTRSDSVRVVEALVAATPEFFQGKKKSEIRAYFQEALTFIQQNQAPKTIISAVVHMDEKTPHMHLSFVPLTVDGRLSAKEIVGNKKKLTQWQDKFWEHMVRKYPDLERGESASQTGRDHIPPRVFKEMTRLTKQKAKLEELLSGIGAFNAKSRAAEIAALLDKYIPAVEQMHSTMKKYQVAFTETTVENKKLKQKNTQLEHSLEKATQESTLKQLADAKLRRDYADAVAVLDRIPKEVLAEYMHKPDRRRINAYDR, from the coding sequence ATGAGCAAGCCGCAGTATGCCATTCTCCGCTTTGCCAAGTACAAAGGGCCAGAGATCAGGAACATTGAAGCCCACAACGAGCGAACCAAAGAGAAATACGCCAGCAACCCCGATGTGGACATCAGCAGGAGCAAGTACAATTTCCATCTGATCGAGCCGGAACAGAAATATCGTGCGGAGGCTGAGCGGCAGATCAAAGAAGCCGGTTGCCGTACCCGGTCAGACAGTGTTCGAGTCGTGGAAGCTCTGGTAGCTGCCACACCGGAGTTCTTTCAGGGAAAGAAAAAATCTGAGATCAGAGCCTATTTTCAAGAGGCGCTGACATTTATCCAGCAAAACCAAGCCCCTAAAACAATCATATCCGCCGTGGTGCATATGGACGAGAAAACGCCCCATATGCACCTTTCTTTTGTCCCGCTGACTGTGGATGGCAGGCTCAGCGCCAAGGAGATCGTGGGAAATAAGAAAAAGCTGACCCAGTGGCAGGACAAATTCTGGGAACACATGGTGCGAAAATATCCCGACCTGGAGCGTGGGGAAAGTGCCAGCCAGACTGGACGTGACCACATCCCGCCCAGAGTGTTCAAAGAGATGACCCGACTGACCAAGCAAAAAGCCAAGCTGGAGGAGCTGCTGTCCGGCATTGGAGCCTTTAACGCAAAAAGCAGAGCTGCCGAGATTGCAGCTCTGCTGGATAAGTATATCCCTGCGGTGGAGCAAATGCACAGCACCATGAAGAAGTATCAGGTGGCATTTACGGAAACCACCGTGGAGAACAAAAAGCTGAAACAGAAGAACACTCAACTGGAGCATTCCCTAGAGAAAGCAACCCAAGAAAGCACTTTGAAGCAGCTGGCCGATGCCAAGCTGCGGCGGGACTATGCTGACGCCGTTGCTGTGCTGGATCGCATTCCAAAAGAAGTGCTGGCGGAGTATATGCACAAACCGGACAGACGGAGGATAAATGCCTATGATAGATGA
- a CDS encoding ATP-binding protein, translating into MIIPLSVKNQSIETSGITNDYKEAICEYIWNGFEAHATTVSVRYSPNVAFGIDELIIKDNGDGINYDDLSETFGAFLASKKNLLSLKMKAKANKGKGRFSFTAFANNVEWSTIYKDGASYKEYSIQMSNNKKEVVDCTDPQIVKNEICGTKVKFNNITSLTVENMSFEVLEPFLLKEFAWFLYLFKNKNVSIVVNDKEIDYKKYINTDLSSKSLVTIEGYRFEINLVVWQEAIKEKFCCYYFDSADALKGRETTTFNRNTIDFNHSVFVKSEFFDDKEDVTTNQDDDQIGLFDSQEEKKILKALRRSIQNFIEKTIGVYLTEKADAEVEKMLNVKKTFPQFTDDIYGQMRKKDLKKVTTEIYKLEPQIFYKLKPVQEKSLLAFLNLLLSSEERENVLGIIEQLVELSPQQRHDFSQILKKTSLENIIETIKFIEERYKVIELLKSIVYDLTQFANERDHIQKIVERQFWLFGEQYNLASADQRMQKALQQYTNILYGEENIKASLEPDIENERRMDIFMCNTRTVENTFETVLDENIVVELKAPKVPLTKKVLRQIEDYMDFVRRQPQFNSEFRKWKFIAVCKEIDEYIKSQYKVFEDKGKIGLVSKSEKYEVYAFTWDDIFRNFEFRHKPMLERLKYDKEMVAAELQKQVGDTDGREKVDALTGIATGAVILCNT; encoded by the coding sequence ATGATTATTCCTTTAAGTGTAAAAAATCAGAGTATTGAAACTTCTGGAATAACAAATGATTATAAGGAAGCTATCTGTGAATATATATGGAATGGATTTGAGGCACATGCGACAACAGTGAGTGTAAGATATAGTCCTAATGTTGCTTTTGGCATTGATGAGCTAATTATAAAAGATAATGGCGATGGAATTAATTATGATGATTTATCTGAAACATTTGGTGCATTTTTGGCTTCTAAGAAAAACTTGTTATCATTGAAAATGAAGGCAAAAGCCAATAAAGGTAAAGGGCGTTTTTCATTTACAGCATTTGCTAATAATGTAGAATGGTCTACTATTTATAAAGATGGAGCGAGTTACAAAGAATATAGTATACAGATGTCCAATAACAAAAAAGAAGTTGTTGATTGTACCGATCCTCAAATAGTTAAAAATGAAATATGTGGAACGAAAGTAAAATTTAATAATATTACATCATTGACTGTAGAGAACATGAGTTTTGAAGTGCTTGAGCCTTTCTTGTTGAAAGAGTTTGCGTGGTTTTTATACTTATTTAAAAATAAGAATGTTAGCATAGTAGTTAATGATAAAGAAATTGATTACAAAAAATATATAAATACTGATTTAAGTAGTAAATCTTTAGTTACGATAGAAGGTTATCGTTTTGAAATAAATTTGGTTGTTTGGCAAGAAGCTATAAAAGAAAAATTTTGCTGCTATTACTTCGATAGTGCAGATGCGCTAAAAGGTAGGGAAACAACAACTTTTAATCGGAATACTATTGATTTTAACCATAGTGTATTTGTAAAATCAGAATTTTTTGATGATAAGGAAGACGTTACAACGAATCAAGATGATGATCAAATAGGCCTATTTGATTCCCAAGAAGAAAAGAAGATATTAAAAGCATTACGAAGGTCTATTCAGAATTTTATAGAAAAAACGATAGGAGTGTATTTAACCGAAAAAGCAGATGCCGAAGTAGAGAAAATGTTAAATGTTAAAAAGACATTTCCTCAATTTACTGATGATATCTACGGGCAAATGCGAAAAAAAGATTTAAAAAAAGTTACGACTGAGATATATAAATTAGAACCGCAAATATTTTATAAATTAAAACCGGTTCAGGAGAAGTCACTACTAGCTTTTCTTAATTTATTGTTGAGTTCTGAAGAACGGGAAAATGTATTGGGGATAATTGAACAGTTGGTAGAACTATCTCCACAACAAAGACATGATTTTTCACAGATATTGAAAAAAACTTCTTTGGAAAATATTATTGAAACAATTAAATTCATTGAAGAACGTTATAAAGTGATAGAATTATTAAAAAGTATTGTATATGATTTAACACAGTTTGCAAATGAGCGTGACCATATACAAAAAATAGTGGAGAGACAGTTTTGGCTATTTGGAGAGCAATATAATTTGGCCAGTGCTGATCAAAGAATGCAAAAGGCATTGCAGCAATATACAAATATTTTGTATGGTGAGGAAAATATTAAGGCCTCATTAGAACCAGACATTGAGAATGAGCGTCGTATGGATATTTTTATGTGTAATACACGAACGGTTGAAAACACGTTTGAAACGGTACTAGACGAAAACATCGTAGTAGAACTAAAAGCACCTAAAGTACCATTGACGAAGAAAGTTTTGAGGCAGATAGAAGATTATATGGATTTTGTAAGAAGACAGCCACAATTTAATAGTGAATTTCGTAAATGGAAATTTATAGCTGTCTGCAAGGAAATTGATGAATACATTAAAAGTCAATACAAAGTATTCGAGGATAAAGGAAAAATTGGATTGGTATCCAAATCAGAAAAATATGAGGTGTATGCGTTTACTTGGGATGATATATTTAGAAACTTTGAGTTTAGGCATAAGCCAATGTTAGAAAGACTGAAATACGATAAAGAAATGGTAGCAGCAGAGTTACAAAAACAAGTGGGTGACACTGATGGAAGAGAAAAGGTTGATGCATTGACTGGTATTGCGACTGGTGCAGTAATACTGTGTAATACCTGA
- a CDS encoding ABC transporter substrate-binding protein: MKKNLALGLATALAVGVLSGCSGDKTAETTVTESAMESTEESSAAVTEITWWAFPTFGVDTGYEQEVVDAFNTSHSDIKVKVEYLDFTSGPDKLTAALTSDTAPDILFDAPGRIIEFGEAGYLVSLDDMLGDLKSDLTSQSLVETCVGADGTAWMYPISSSPFYMGLNKEALEKADALQYVNLEGDRTWTTENFVKMCEALRDAAPTQVPGIVYCGGQGGDQGTRALVNNLYGSSIVGSDGKWNIDANGVKALALLKEMYDNKSIDAGFDMAAADELQKFQQETCAMTFCFGTSAEITYASEDYTQLAVPFPSEDGKPSLEYLVNGFCVFDNKSDARAAAAKEFIKFICDDPEWGPKSVVKTNAFPVRTSFGDLYPGDEHKAMLASWSQYYGPYYNTRAGFAAMRPLWFNMLQQVFNGTDPQAAADEFNASANSN, from the coding sequence ATGAAAAAAAATTTAGCTCTTGGTTTAGCAACAGCATTAGCGGTTGGAGTACTGTCTGGTTGTAGTGGAGACAAAACGGCAGAGACTACTGTGACAGAGTCAGCTATGGAATCGACAGAAGAATCTAGCGCAGCAGTGACGGAGATTACATGGTGGGCATTCCCTACATTTGGTGTAGACACTGGTTATGAGCAGGAGGTGGTTGACGCATTTAACACCTCTCATTCCGACATAAAAGTTAAGGTTGAATACTTGGACTTTACATCCGGACCGGATAAACTGACAGCAGCCCTTACCTCAGACACTGCGCCCGATATCCTTTTTGATGCCCCAGGCCGTATCATTGAGTTTGGCGAGGCAGGATACCTGGTTTCCCTGGATGACATGCTGGGTGACCTTAAGAGCGACCTTACCAGCCAGTCACTTGTGGAAACCTGCGTGGGCGCGGACGGCACAGCCTGGATGTATCCGATTTCTTCCTCTCCATTCTATATGGGTCTAAATAAGGAAGCGCTGGAGAAGGCAGATGCGCTTCAGTACGTGAACCTGGAAGGCGACCGTACCTGGACAACGGAAAACTTTGTTAAGATGTGTGAAGCCCTTCGGGATGCAGCTCCCACTCAGGTTCCGGGTATTGTATACTGCGGCGGACAGGGCGGCGACCAGGGTACCCGTGCGTTGGTGAACAACTTATACGGTTCTTCCATCGTAGGTTCTGACGGAAAGTGGAACATTGACGCAAACGGCGTTAAGGCCCTTGCCCTTTTAAAGGAAATGTACGATAACAAGTCCATTGACGCTGGATTTGATATGGCAGCCGCCGATGAACTGCAGAAGTTCCAGCAGGAGACCTGCGCCATGACCTTCTGCTTTGGCACATCCGCAGAGATTACCTACGCGTCTGAAGATTATACCCAGCTCGCAGTGCCATTCCCATCCGAGGACGGCAAGCCTTCTCTGGAATACCTGGTAAACGGTTTTTGTGTATTTGACAATAAATCAGATGCCCGCGCAGCCGCGGCCAAAGAGTTTATTAAATTTATCTGTGATGATCCTGAATGGGGACCAAAGAGCGTGGTTAAGACCAATGCATTCCCGGTCCGCACCTCCTTTGGAGATTTATATCCCGGAGACGAGCACAAAGCTATGCTGGCTTCCTGGAGCCAGTACTATGGCCCATATTACAACACACGCGCCGGATTTGCCGCTATGCGTCCTCTGTGGTTCAACATGCTGCAGCAGGTATTTAACGGTACCGACCCACAGGCAGCAGCAGATGAGTTTAACGCATCTGCAAACAGCAACTAA
- a CDS encoding IS256 family transposase — MTEGKRNIVHQLLEEYDIQTAEDIQEALKDLLGSTLKEMMEAEMDEHLGYGRSERSDSDDYRNGYKPKRINSSFGSMDIQVPQDRKSTFEPQVVRKRQKDISGIDQKIISMYAKGMTTRQISDTLMDIYGFEASEGFISDVTDKILPQIEDWQNRPLEEVYPVVYIDAIHYSVREDGVIRKLAAYVILGLTLEGKKEVLSIQIGENESSKYWLCVLNELKNRGVKDILILCSDGLTGIKEAITAAFPKTEQQRCIVHMVRNTLKYVSDKDRKAFATDLKTIYHAANEEKALEALEKVTEKWTPKYPNSMKRWHDNWDVVSPIFKFSMEVRKVIYTTNAIESLNSTYRKLNRQRSVFPGSTALLKALYLATFEATKKWTMPIRNWGQVYGELSIMYEGRLPE, encoded by the coding sequence ATGACGGAGGGGAAAAGGAACATCGTCCATCAGCTCCTGGAAGAGTATGACATCCAGACTGCGGAGGATATCCAGGAAGCCCTCAAAGACCTGCTGGGGAGCACCCTGAAGGAGATGATGGAAGCGGAGATGGATGAGCATCTCGGCTATGGGAGGTCAGAACGGTCGGATTCGGATGATTACCGCAATGGCTACAAGCCCAAGCGGATCAACAGCAGCTTCGGGAGCATGGACATCCAGGTGCCCCAGGACAGGAAGTCCACGTTTGAACCCCAGGTGGTAAGAAAGCGCCAGAAGGACATTTCCGGCATTGACCAGAAGATCATATCCATGTATGCAAAAGGCATGACAACCCGCCAAATCTCGGATACCTTGATGGACATTTATGGTTTTGAGGCTTCGGAAGGGTTCATCTCGGACGTGACGGACAAGATACTGCCGCAGATTGAAGACTGGCAGAACCGCCCGCTGGAGGAAGTCTATCCCGTGGTCTACATCGACGCAATCCATTATTCCGTGCGGGAGGACGGGGTAATCCGCAAGCTTGCCGCCTATGTCATCCTCGGCCTTACGCTGGAAGGTAAAAAGGAAGTCCTGAGCATACAGATCGGGGAGAATGAAAGCTCCAAGTACTGGCTCTGCGTTCTGAACGAGTTGAAGAACCGCGGTGTGAAGGATATCCTCATTCTCTGCTCGGACGGGCTCACGGGCATTAAGGAAGCCATAACGGCGGCATTCCCGAAGACGGAGCAGCAGCGCTGCATCGTACATATGGTACGGAACACGCTGAAATACGTCTCCGACAAGGACCGGAAAGCATTTGCCACGGACCTGAAAACCATCTACCATGCCGCAAACGAGGAAAAGGCGCTGGAGGCGCTGGAGAAGGTGACGGAAAAGTGGACGCCAAAGTACCCCAACTCAATGAAACGCTGGCATGACAACTGGGATGTGGTATCCCCCATCTTCAAGTTTTCCATGGAGGTCAGGAAGGTGATCTATACTACCAACGCGATCGAGAGCCTCAACTCTACCTACCGGAAGCTCAACCGCCAGCGGAGCGTGTTCCCGGGCAGCACGGCGCTCTTAAAGGCTCTGTACCTGGCCACGTTCGAGGCGACGAAGAAGTGGACCATGCCCATCCGCAACTGGGGGCAGGTCTATGGGGAACTGTCCATTATGTACGAAGGCAGACTGCCGGAATAA
- a CDS encoding recombinase family protein, with the protein MVKEKIKVYTYTRVSTAMQIDGYSLDAQKSRMKAFAEFNDYEIAHEYEDAGKSGKSIEGRTQFNQMMEDIKTGKDGVSFVLVFKLSRFGRNAADVLSTLQVMQDFGVNLICVEDGIDSSKDAGKLMISVLSAVAEIERENIRVQTMEGRIQKAREGKWNGGFAPYGYKLVDGKLKINEEEAPAIRTIYEQYVTTDSGANGIAKYLENHGISKVQRQNGKNPLFDARLIRMILKNPVYCGKIAYGRRKTEKVHGTRNEYRLVEQENFLLVDGLHEAIIPEDVWQAAQVKLAAQAKRYEHVNKGKNECTHLLSGIVKCPVCGVGMYGNKCVKRKADGSKYKDFYYYGCKHRSMTRGHKCDYKKQIRKELLDDAVAEVICKLVSNPRFAAMMQEKINMKVDTTAIEQEISNYEKQLRQAYSTKSKLIEETDSLDPDDRHYRRRKSDLDDRLYGMYDKIEELESLLIAARAKKQAIEAEKLTGDNIYKVLIYFDQLYGKMNDREKRQLIEELISEIQIYPERQPNGQWLKSIKFRLPIIEEDMNISLDNEQQVETVTLLVRKP; encoded by the coding sequence ATGGTAAAAGAAAAGATAAAAGTTTATACCTATACACGAGTGTCTACCGCCATGCAGATTGACGGCTACTCGCTGGATGCCCAGAAATCCCGCATGAAAGCCTTTGCAGAATTCAATGATTATGAGATTGCTCACGAATATGAGGATGCTGGAAAATCCGGTAAATCGATTGAAGGCCGTACGCAATTTAACCAGATGATGGAGGACATCAAAACCGGCAAGGACGGCGTTTCCTTTGTTCTGGTATTCAAGCTGTCCCGTTTTGGTAGAAATGCGGCGGATGTCCTTTCCACCTTACAGGTCATGCAGGATTTTGGCGTCAACCTGATTTGCGTGGAGGATGGCATTGATTCCTCTAAAGATGCGGGAAAGCTGATGATTTCCGTCCTATCGGCAGTGGCGGAAATTGAGCGTGAAAACATCCGTGTCCAAACCATGGAAGGTCGTATCCAAAAGGCCAGAGAGGGCAAGTGGAACGGCGGCTTTGCCCCCTACGGCTATAAACTGGTGGATGGCAAGCTGAAAATCAACGAGGAGGAAGCTCCGGCGATTCGCACCATCTATGAGCAGTATGTTACAACCGATTCCGGCGCAAATGGGATCGCAAAATATCTTGAAAATCACGGGATCAGCAAAGTCCAGCGGCAGAACGGGAAAAATCCTCTTTTTGATGCCCGTCTGATTCGCATGATTCTAAAAAATCCGGTTTACTGCGGCAAGATTGCTTATGGCAGACGAAAAACTGAAAAGGTGCATGGAACCAGAAATGAGTACCGTTTGGTGGAACAGGAAAACTTCTTGTTGGTGGATGGTCTGCATGAGGCCATTATCCCGGAAGATGTATGGCAGGCAGCACAGGTCAAGTTGGCTGCTCAAGCCAAACGGTATGAACACGTCAACAAAGGGAAAAACGAATGTACGCACCTGTTGTCCGGCATTGTAAAATGTCCCGTATGTGGTGTTGGAATGTACGGCAATAAGTGCGTAAAACGGAAAGCGGACGGCAGCAAATACAAGGATTTCTACTACTATGGCTGCAAACATCGCTCTATGACCCGTGGGCATAAATGCGATTACAAGAAGCAAATTCGGAAAGAGCTGCTGGACGATGCTGTGGCGGAGGTAATCTGCAAGCTGGTCAGCAATCCCAGATTTGCAGCGATGATGCAGGAAAAGATCAACATGAAAGTCGATACCACGGCGATTGAGCAGGAAATCAGCAACTATGAAAAGCAGCTTCGTCAGGCTTATTCCACCAAATCCAAGCTAATTGAAGAAACCGACTCTCTTGACCCAGACGACCGGCATTACCGCAGACGGAAATCTGACCTTGATGATCGGCTCTATGGGATGTATGATAAGATTGAAGAATTGGAATCCCTGCTGATTGCAGCCAGAGCCAAGAAACAGGCTATTGAAGCAGAAAAGCTGACCGGCGATAATATCTACAAGGTTTTGATTTACTTCGATCAGCTCTATGGAAAGATGAACGACAGAGAGAAACGGCAGCTGATTGAGGAACTGATCTCTGAAATTCAGATTTACCCGGAGCGTCAGCCCAATGGACAGTGGCTGAAATCCATCAAGTTTCGGCTGCCTATCATAGAGGAAGATATGAATATCAGTTTGGACAATGAACAGCAAGTTGAGACCGTCACGTTGCTCGTGCGGAAACCTTGA
- a CDS encoding GDSL-type esterase/lipase family protein, with amino-acid sequence MKKKHIVCFGDSNTHGYRASNDSRYDEQERWTCLLQKQLGDDYLIIEEGLSGRTTCFPDPIHEGLSGLDYIYPCLMSHEPVDLLVIMLGTNDTKERFGASATCIALGLKRLIAKAASISDAWHMGKPNILVVTPKSIDKRYVTTPVGKTMGIGCAEKSECLAEEFEGIASLMGCHYLDANAVVTEQNHYDYMHLTKEGHQELANALSKVIRSLFI; translated from the coding sequence ATGAAAAAAAAACATATTGTATGCTTTGGAGATTCCAACACCCACGGTTACCGCGCTTCAAACGACAGCCGCTATGATGAGCAGGAGCGTTGGACCTGTCTTTTGCAGAAACAGCTTGGAGACGATTATCTGATTATAGAGGAGGGGCTGTCTGGCCGGACCACCTGTTTCCCTGATCCTATTCACGAGGGACTATCTGGCCTAGACTATATCTATCCCTGTCTCATGAGCCACGAGCCGGTAGACCTGTTGGTCATCATGCTGGGGACAAACGATACCAAAGAGCGTTTTGGCGCCTCTGCCACATGCATCGCCTTGGGCCTAAAGCGCCTGATTGCTAAAGCAGCTTCCATTTCTGATGCATGGCATATGGGAAAGCCCAACATCCTGGTGGTCACACCCAAGTCTATTGACAAACGCTATGTGACCACTCCGGTTGGAAAAACCATGGGAATAGGTTGTGCTGAGAAATCAGAATGTCTTGCCGAAGAATTTGAAGGAATCGCCTCCCTAATGGGATGCCATTATCTGGATGCCAATGCCGTGGTAACGGAACAGAACCACTATGACTATATGCATCTGACAAAAGAGGGGCACCAGGAACTCGCCAATGCGCTGTCAAAGGTTATACGCTCCTTATTTATCTAG
- a CDS encoding IS1380 family transposase: MFSDTIFHKKTMEAVIMKKIKIEFTNERLIPASGLAVVGAILGKSDFVKRCNRMDVTPNRSQHQIKNGDVLLTYIGLLTMGKPAYESVHEFDDDPDFYKYALGIVRSIPSEETLRQRMDDIGSSMRSYILAENIKMLRDNGIVPGKLPNGYVPVDIDVTPFDNSKTKKQGVSRTYKGCDGYSPIMAYIGTEGYLVNCELREGKQHCQKHTPEFLRETIRMCREITDEPLLIRLDSGNDAAENIGILVEAGCYFVIKRNLRRESKEDWLQMAQEYSQDIETPREGKTVYIGSDWKPVSYKTADDAEKTITVRAGYEIINRTIDKYGQFLLEGDIEVNTWWTNLGMTDREVIGLCHAHGECEQFHSEIKTDMDMERLPSGKFETNELVLELAILAYNILRMIGQESIGRKGTETKHKVRRRRLRTVIGNMIMMAGHVTEHARQLLLGLGRSNTWRYAFAQVYTAFADFRS, from the coding sequence ATGTTTTCTGATACAATATTCCATAAGAAAACTATGGAGGCAGTCATCATGAAAAAGATAAAAATTGAGTTTACCAATGAGCGGCTCATCCCAGCCAGCGGCCTTGCAGTTGTCGGTGCCATTCTCGGCAAAAGCGACTTCGTAAAGCGGTGCAACCGTATGGATGTCACCCCAAACCGTTCACAGCACCAGATCAAGAACGGGGATGTCCTGCTCACTTATATCGGACTTCTCACCATGGGGAAACCTGCTTATGAGTCCGTCCATGAGTTTGATGACGACCCGGATTTTTACAAATACGCACTTGGCATTGTCAGAAGCATCCCTTCTGAGGAGACGCTGCGCCAGCGGATGGATGACATTGGCTCATCCATGCGTTCTTATATCCTTGCGGAAAACATCAAGATGCTCAGGGATAATGGCATTGTACCGGGAAAACTCCCGAACGGTTATGTGCCTGTGGATATTGATGTCACGCCCTTTGATAATTCCAAGACCAAAAAGCAGGGTGTCTCCAGAACTTATAAGGGATGTGACGGCTATTCGCCGATAATGGCATATATTGGAACGGAGGGCTATCTGGTCAACTGTGAACTCCGGGAAGGAAAACAGCATTGCCAGAAGCATACCCCTGAGTTTTTACGGGAAACCATCCGTATGTGCAGGGAGATTACGGATGAACCGCTCCTGATCCGCCTTGATTCAGGAAACGATGCCGCAGAGAATATCGGTATCCTGGTGGAAGCGGGCTGTTATTTCGTCATAAAACGCAACCTCCGCAGGGAAAGCAAAGAGGACTGGCTGCAGATGGCACAGGAATACAGCCAAGATATCGAAACTCCCCGTGAAGGGAAAACCGTCTATATCGGCAGCGACTGGAAACCGGTTTCCTATAAAACAGCGGATGATGCGGAAAAAACCATCACCGTCCGTGCCGGGTACGAGATCATAAACCGTACCATTGATAAATATGGCCAGTTCCTTCTGGAAGGCGACATTGAAGTCAATACCTGGTGGACAAACCTTGGAATGACGGACCGCGAAGTCATAGGACTCTGCCATGCCCACGGCGAATGTGAGCAGTTCCATAGCGAGATCAAGACCGATATGGATATGGAGCGGCTGCCATCCGGCAAATTTGAGACCAATGAGCTGGTACTGGAACTGGCAATCCTGGCCTATAACATTCTGCGGATGATCGGACAGGAAAGCATCGGCAGGAAGGGCACAGAGACAAAACATAAAGTCAGGCGCAGAAGGCTGCGCACGGTGATTGGTAATATGATCATGATGGCAGGTCACGTTACAGAGCATGCCCGGCAGTTGTTGTTAGGCCTTGGCCGAAGTAATACATGGCGGTATGCTTTTGCGCAGGTGTATACAGCATTTGCGGATTTCCGGTCATAA